Proteins encoded together in one Pontiella desulfatans window:
- a CDS encoding FAD-dependent oxidoreductase: MKKWVLTVCALVVMVAISANAASSDASRYVTFEGKQIPVIKIADVLVVGSTLDACFLASTFAKEGKSAVLASAGTSLPHELIMCKRPWVKREWLNSSDAEINAFLTGCVEKEAGEDSLLDMIKVTEGLEDLLLDSGASLHYDLFPCGVARADRRITAVVFACKGGLVAVQADTVIDYTPDALIVTSAGGETKARSSAEKGLLARYSYLCNEERSAPIAVKGVPELANGQIVMHGPFAEFKLRLPVAKGHFPEATYNQEARRIVLKASPQTGLQYVRGGNTLLMDPARRIVSRSKSGKLTLDACRPEKLDNVWVCGPMADVDDELALSMVEPLAGPSFVPLLKNVVTKPAGTLDGVLQLGTASKKSTSGTASFDAIAPIYSTGKQVAAQPGTLPVVATCDLLVVGAGTSGMPAALVASRKGVDTIVVEKFGDGGGTHTIGGVCKYWFGRETDFVGQLDQDAAQTMQATGMPKCMGMLDCLMRAGTRMLTHTLAVGAVVDGEKISGVVVTTPNGLGVVQAKCVIDATGDADIVARAGGAFSYGPTRDAMTLFYSFAQFIGTNPEARRHFAFVVDFRDPTDLSRVLVASRRFKKAARKGNPQKGSSPQYYLTPRESRNIEGSVRVTYADIMSNRQFEDTIAVCKADVDIKGIADSDLSFCGYVTDWMETFLVQIPYRALRPVEFDNVLVVGKAMSVDHDTLALARMQRDLMAIGGAAGLAAAQSIGNNQSFGEIDIKALQQGVIGLGALSAEDLSGTQGVKDSALPEIDSAQLKQMADQLAAGKLKLMDKVSLLMRPEQSLPLLKAALGNATGTGRLDLGKALCFLGDRQGADVLLEELEQSLKTPGLSKKSHVKMRHDTPDHASAPEITYWVNSLGRSGDSRVIPLMTEIAKRVEMNPEKSDVMFNYVYSICYASDRLADPECIPALNLLAKKKGISGSRLPIGTDPRETGKGKASIMEDRYAYLEFSIGRAMARCGSKQGYEMMIDYLTDIRGFIARSAHEELAALSQRDFGYDPQAWKAWLKTATVSPIKYAGR, encoded by the coding sequence ATGAAAAAGTGGGTTTTAACGGTATGCGCGCTCGTTGTCATGGTGGCGATTTCAGCCAACGCGGCATCGAGTGATGCATCACGCTACGTCACGTTTGAAGGCAAACAGATTCCGGTGATCAAGATCGCCGATGTGTTGGTTGTCGGCTCGACACTGGATGCCTGTTTCTTGGCATCTACGTTTGCGAAAGAGGGCAAAAGCGCGGTGCTGGCCTCGGCTGGCACGTCGCTTCCGCATGAACTGATTATGTGTAAACGCCCGTGGGTTAAACGCGAATGGTTGAATTCGAGTGACGCGGAAATCAACGCGTTCCTCACCGGATGCGTCGAGAAGGAGGCGGGAGAAGATTCGCTCCTCGATATGATCAAAGTCACGGAGGGGCTGGAAGACCTGCTTCTCGATTCGGGCGCGTCACTGCATTACGACCTGTTTCCGTGCGGTGTGGCGCGGGCGGACCGTCGGATCACTGCCGTGGTGTTTGCTTGCAAGGGCGGGTTGGTTGCCGTTCAAGCCGACACGGTGATCGATTACACGCCCGATGCATTGATCGTTACGTCGGCCGGCGGCGAAACAAAGGCACGCTCGTCCGCCGAAAAGGGACTGCTGGCTCGCTACAGTTATCTCTGCAATGAGGAACGCAGTGCGCCGATTGCCGTGAAAGGCGTGCCGGAACTCGCAAACGGTCAGATCGTAATGCACGGTCCGTTCGCCGAGTTTAAGTTGCGGTTGCCGGTTGCGAAAGGCCATTTCCCGGAAGCAACCTACAATCAGGAAGCGCGGCGCATTGTTCTGAAGGCTTCCCCCCAGACCGGTCTGCAATATGTCCGTGGCGGAAACACGTTGCTTATGGATCCGGCGCGGCGGATTGTCAGCCGCTCAAAGTCCGGCAAGTTGACGTTGGACGCATGCCGCCCAGAAAAACTGGACAATGTTTGGGTCTGCGGGCCGATGGCGGATGTCGACGATGAACTCGCGTTGAGTATGGTTGAGCCACTCGCCGGTCCCTCGTTCGTTCCGCTGTTGAAAAATGTCGTTACGAAACCAGCCGGAACGCTCGACGGGGTGCTGCAGCTCGGAACCGCTTCGAAAAAGAGCACGTCAGGAACCGCCTCTTTCGATGCCATAGCGCCGATTTACAGCACCGGAAAACAGGTTGCGGCCCAGCCCGGAACGTTGCCGGTCGTTGCGACCTGCGACCTGCTCGTGGTGGGTGCCGGAACGAGCGGAATGCCCGCCGCACTGGTTGCATCCAGAAAAGGCGTAGATACGATTGTCGTAGAAAAGTTTGGCGACGGCGGCGGAACGCATACGATTGGCGGCGTTTGCAAATACTGGTTCGGGCGCGAGACCGATTTTGTGGGGCAGCTGGATCAGGATGCCGCCCAAACGATGCAGGCGACGGGGATGCCGAAGTGCATGGGTATGTTGGACTGCCTGATGCGCGCCGGGACGCGTATGCTGACCCACACGCTGGCCGTGGGCGCGGTGGTTGATGGGGAAAAGATCAGTGGCGTTGTGGTCACGACGCCGAACGGGCTGGGCGTGGTTCAGGCAAAATGCGTGATCGATGCAACCGGCGATGCCGATATCGTGGCGCGTGCTGGCGGTGCTTTTTCCTATGGTCCAACGCGGGACGCGATGACCCTATTCTACTCCTTTGCCCAGTTCATCGGAACCAATCCGGAAGCGCGACGCCACTTCGCGTTTGTAGTCGATTTTCGCGACCCGACCGACCTGAGCCGGGTTTTGGTAGCATCACGCCGCTTCAAAAAAGCGGCAAGAAAGGGTAATCCCCAAAAAGGGAGTTCTCCTCAATATTACCTGACCCCGCGTGAATCCAGAAATATCGAGGGGAGTGTTCGGGTAACCTACGCCGATATTATGTCGAACCGCCAATTTGAGGACACGATCGCGGTCTGCAAAGCTGATGTGGACATCAAGGGCATCGCCGACAGCGACCTGTCGTTCTGCGGCTATGTTACCGACTGGATGGAGACCTTCTTGGTTCAGATTCCTTATCGCGCCCTGCGCCCAGTGGAGTTTGACAACGTTCTGGTGGTCGGCAAAGCGATGTCCGTCGACCATGATACGCTGGCGCTGGCTCGCATGCAGCGCGATCTTATGGCGATAGGCGGTGCGGCGGGACTGGCCGCGGCGCAATCCATCGGGAATAATCAGTCGTTTGGCGAGATTGATATTAAAGCCCTCCAGCAAGGAGTGATCGGCCTGGGCGCACTTTCTGCCGAAGACTTGAGCGGAACACAAGGTGTGAAAGATAGTGCCTTGCCGGAAATTGATAGTGCTCAACTTAAGCAAATGGCCGACCAGCTCGCCGCCGGCAAACTCAAGCTGATGGACAAGGTTTCACTGTTGATGCGACCCGAACAATCTTTGCCGCTACTCAAAGCGGCGTTGGGAAATGCTACAGGAACGGGACGCCTGGATCTTGGGAAGGCGCTCTGTTTTCTCGGTGATCGCCAGGGTGCGGATGTGCTGCTGGAGGAATTGGAACAGAGCCTCAAAACCCCCGGTCTTTCCAAAAAGAGCCACGTGAAGATGCGGCATGATACCCCCGACCACGCTTCCGCGCCGGAGATAACCTACTGGGTCAACTCGCTTGGGCGATCGGGTGATTCCAGAGTGATTCCGTTGATGACCGAGATTGCGAAGCGGGTCGAAATGAATCCCGAAAAATCCGACGTGATGTTCAACTACGTTTACAGCATCTGCTATGCCTCGGATCGATTGGCCGACCCTGAATGTATTCCGGCGCTAAACCTGCTTGCCAAAAAGAAGGGAATTTCTGGTAGCCGGCTCCCGATCGGTACCGATCCGCGCGAAACCGGTAAAGGGAAAGCAAGCATTATGGAAGATCGCTACGCCTATCTGGAATTCAGCATCGGACGGGCGATGGCGCGTTGCGGATCGAAACAGGGCTATGAAATGATGATCGACTACCTCACGGATATTCGCGGCTTTATTGCCCGCAGTGCCCACGAAGAGCTTGCGGCACTTTCGCAGCGTGATTTCGGCTATGACCCGCAGGCGTGGAAAGCTTGGCTTAAAACGGCAACGGTTTCGCCAATCAAATATGCAGGGAGATAA
- a CDS encoding arylsulfatase → MKKWITLLLATSAVVAVAAKSPNLVVIMVDDLGFSDLGCYGSEIETPNLDALAANGLRFSQFYNTAKCHSSRVSLLSGQYCIAAGDTELTHAVTSAEVLEEAGYFTAMTGKWHLKKQPTDFGFNRYFGHLSGACNFFKGDDTFRLNGEKWNVPKSGFYTTVANVDFALDFLKEARESEKPFYLYVAFNAPHGPLHALPEDYAKYKGRYDMGWDKMRDARIAKQKALGLLSKELDPSPHPPEVRAWDKLVPWQRDYEINRMVTLAAMIDRLDQEVGRLVEDLKQHGELENTMILFISDNGACPYDVGAFRLNIEPTNAGAFFRDSTGWAWARNAPFRYYKQNQFEGGISTPAIVHWPAGLKTKPGAIVDTPAHLIDVLPTLADLGDAEIPTTHSTRDLRPVSGVSLRSVLEGEELKRSEPIYLQFYTDWGLRDGDWKLVSFKGQEWELYNMANDRTELNNLAESQPERLKAMIAKWRAISAEVLHSEELANAQVVPTEDPRTNDRWTVYSDSDKPPVRKPKKKRKKAK, encoded by the coding sequence ATGAAAAAATGGATAACCTTGTTGTTGGCGACATCTGCCGTGGTGGCTGTGGCGGCTAAATCCCCGAACCTCGTCGTCATCATGGTCGACGACCTCGGGTTTTCGGATCTCGGCTGTTATGGTTCCGAGATTGAGACTCCGAATCTGGATGCGCTGGCGGCGAACGGCTTGCGCTTCTCGCAATTCTACAATACCGCCAAGTGCCACTCCTCCCGCGTCTCGCTGCTCTCAGGGCAATACTGCATCGCGGCGGGTGATACCGAGCTGACCCACGCGGTGACCTCGGCGGAAGTGCTCGAAGAGGCGGGCTATTTCACGGCAATGACCGGAAAGTGGCACCTGAAAAAGCAGCCCACCGATTTCGGCTTCAACCGCTATTTCGGACATCTCAGCGGCGCGTGTAATTTCTTTAAGGGAGACGATACCTTCCGTCTGAACGGTGAGAAATGGAACGTTCCGAAATCGGGCTTTTACACGACGGTGGCGAATGTCGATTTTGCGCTGGATTTTCTGAAGGAGGCGCGGGAGAGCGAAAAGCCGTTCTATCTCTACGTGGCGTTCAATGCCCCACACGGTCCGCTACACGCCTTGCCGGAAGACTACGCCAAATACAAAGGGCGCTATGACATGGGATGGGACAAAATGCGCGATGCCCGGATCGCCAAACAGAAGGCACTGGGCTTGCTTTCAAAAGAGTTGGATCCGTCGCCGCACCCCCCGGAAGTCCGGGCATGGGATAAGCTCGTCCCGTGGCAGCGCGACTATGAAATCAATAGGATGGTGACTCTTGCTGCCATGATTGATCGCCTGGATCAGGAAGTGGGGCGACTGGTTGAGGATTTGAAGCAGCATGGCGAACTCGAGAACACCATGATTCTGTTCATCTCCGATAATGGGGCCTGTCCGTACGACGTGGGAGCATTTCGACTGAATATTGAACCGACCAACGCAGGCGCTTTCTTCAGAGATTCCACGGGTTGGGCTTGGGCACGCAATGCGCCGTTTCGTTATTACAAACAGAATCAGTTTGAGGGGGGCATCAGTACCCCCGCCATCGTTCACTGGCCGGCGGGCTTGAAAACGAAGCCCGGTGCCATCGTCGATACGCCGGCGCATTTGATTGATGTACTGCCGACATTGGCCGATCTGGGCGATGCTGAAATCCCAACCACGCATTCGACGCGCGACTTGCGCCCCGTTTCCGGTGTTTCCCTGCGCTCGGTTTTGGAAGGGGAGGAACTCAAGCGTTCGGAGCCGATCTATTTGCAATTTTATACGGATTGGGGACTTCGTGACGGGGATTGGAAGTTGGTGAGCTTTAAAGGTCAGGAATGGGAACTTTACAATATGGCCAATGACCGCACCGAACTCAATAATCTGGCCGAGTCACAGCCGGAGCGGTTGAAGGCGATGATCGCAAAATGGAGAGCCATATCGGCCGAGGTCCTTCATTCTGAAGAATTGGCGAATGCACAGGTAGTCCCAACGGAGGATCCGAGAACGAATGATCGCTGGACGGTGTACAGTGACTCTGACAAGCCGCCGGTACGAAAACCAAAGAAAAAGCGGAAGAAGGCCAAGTAA
- a CDS encoding glycoside hydrolase family protein: MQKLTIAICCLGMLASVFAGSTSERTSIGLENIEIKGDLGKRIDRNFNRLEEERYQPIQDTGCFRKANYRWPGDMEGRTILSLAMLQQSGEREAKYLPKIMEMTPGRMNEVGYFGINYFPKCDEQQLSGHGWLLRGLCELYADRQDPAVKTMIEKIADNLVVPTQGKHKVYPIEPRTRVKNKGKVSGEVLSEDGIWRLSSDVGCDFIFMDGVIQAADILGRKDLYPIIDEMVARFLEVDLVAIEAQTHSTMTALRALIRYAELADKPELIAEAEKRFDLYLREGSTENHANYNWFGRPTHTEPCAVIDAFMVATQLWQISGNPRYLEQAHKMYFNGMGHGQRQNGGFGCDKCLGAEGPFMQIKMPEAWFCCTMRGSEGLVRAEEYAFVQSGDTLMLPFFNDATVNFKGGTFQVTTAYPYEGVVSVKMEKAPEAGTALAFFKPTWAGKTEITLNGKSVNAAEKEGFVTVNAELNAGDALVYTFEQVPYWAETQNIHTLKGYQRVYQGPLLLGMITNKELILPADAKLSWNAETKQVDVSGSDVKLSPINDVIDNNYQRRGYKRQALWRKK, encoded by the coding sequence ATGCAAAAATTAACTATTGCGATCTGTTGTTTGGGAATGTTGGCATCGGTTTTCGCTGGCTCGACCAGTGAACGCACCAGTATTGGTCTTGAAAACATTGAGATCAAGGGCGATCTGGGAAAACGGATTGACCGAAATTTTAATCGGCTGGAGGAGGAACGTTATCAGCCTATCCAAGACACGGGTTGCTTTAGGAAAGCTAATTACCGGTGGCCGGGCGATATGGAAGGCCGCACCATTCTTTCGCTGGCGATGTTGCAGCAGTCCGGTGAGCGCGAAGCAAAATATCTGCCGAAAATAATGGAGATGACGCCGGGTCGAATGAATGAGGTGGGCTATTTCGGCATAAATTATTTCCCGAAATGCGACGAACAACAGCTTTCCGGACACGGCTGGCTTTTGCGCGGATTGTGCGAGCTTTATGCCGATCGTCAAGACCCCGCGGTCAAAACGATGATCGAAAAGATCGCCGATAACTTAGTGGTGCCGACCCAAGGCAAACACAAGGTTTATCCGATCGAGCCGAGAACACGCGTCAAAAATAAAGGCAAGGTTTCCGGCGAGGTGCTCAGTGAAGATGGCATCTGGCGGCTCTCCTCGGATGTCGGCTGCGATTTCATCTTTATGGATGGGGTCATCCAAGCCGCCGACATTCTTGGTCGAAAAGACCTTTACCCGATTATCGACGAAATGGTTGCCCGTTTTCTGGAGGTGGACTTGGTCGCTATCGAGGCACAAACCCATTCAACGATGACGGCACTACGTGCCCTGATTCGCTATGCAGAATTGGCGGATAAACCCGAGTTGATCGCTGAAGCTGAAAAGCGGTTTGATCTCTATCTTCGTGAAGGCTCCACGGAAAACCACGCGAACTACAACTGGTTCGGACGCCCGACGCATACCGAACCTTGTGCCGTAATCGATGCCTTTATGGTGGCCACCCAACTTTGGCAAATTTCGGGTAACCCGCGTTACCTCGAACAAGCGCATAAAATGTACTTCAACGGAATGGGGCACGGGCAACGTCAAAACGGCGGATTCGGTTGCGACAAATGTCTGGGTGCTGAAGGTCCATTTATGCAGATAAAAATGCCGGAAGCCTGGTTCTGCTGCACCATGCGCGGCTCGGAAGGATTGGTGAGAGCTGAAGAGTATGCTTTTGTGCAATCGGGTGATACGCTGATGCTTCCATTCTTTAACGACGCTACCGTCAACTTTAAAGGCGGCACGTTCCAAGTTACCACGGCGTATCCCTACGAAGGCGTCGTAAGCGTTAAAATGGAAAAAGCACCGGAAGCCGGAACTGCGCTCGCCTTCTTTAAGCCCACTTGGGCAGGAAAAACGGAAATTACATTGAATGGCAAATCGGTTAACGCCGCAGAAAAAGAGGGCTTTGTTACCGTGAACGCAGAGCTGAATGCGGGCGACGCCCTTGTTTACACTTTTGAACAGGTTCCGTATTGGGCGGAAACGCAGAACATCCATACGCTCAAAGGCTATCAGAGGGTCTATCAGGGACCGCTCCTGCTTGGAATGATCACAAATAAAGAGCTGATTTTGCCGGCGGACGCTAAACTGAGTTGGAATGCGGAAACCAAACAAGTGGACGTCAGCGGTAGCGATGTGAAGTTGTCGCCGATCAACGACGTGATCGATAACAACTACCAGCGTAGGGGCTACAAGCGCCAAGCGCTCTGGAGAAAGAAATGA
- a CDS encoding alpha/beta hydrolase — MTRWIAGIGVALAMAGTCELQASEFSDKIQASFDAGNPKPTKIFKLRDQVEVHYFAPTQPIESGNNPAFVYIHGGGWRGGNPKGSYRWCRYLAEHGVSVFTIRYQRANEKKGIKPIQCVKDAKTAMRWVRANAKKFGINPDKIAVAGNSAGGHLATALVTIKNYTDAGDDLSVSCRPDLLLLASPVIDNGPGGYGNGHPTTKQADYRVKGFWRDFSPIHNLNKNLPDSFVIMGDEDPLIRVVSVELFGQAVAESSSEFEWWVFPGKGHGLFSSKESYLTPELMHIFYRWHVFLAKHEYLPAPLSAGDEVQTLVEKKN, encoded by the coding sequence ATGACGAGATGGATTGCGGGCATAGGGGTAGCGTTGGCGATGGCGGGAACCTGTGAGCTTCAGGCCAGTGAGTTTTCCGACAAGATTCAGGCATCTTTTGATGCTGGGAACCCCAAGCCGACTAAAATTTTCAAGCTTCGCGATCAGGTGGAGGTACACTATTTTGCGCCGACCCAACCGATCGAAAGTGGAAACAATCCGGCATTCGTCTATATCCATGGCGGCGGTTGGAGAGGGGGTAACCCCAAAGGTTCCTATCGGTGGTGCCGCTATTTGGCCGAGCACGGGGTTTCGGTGTTCACTATCCGCTATCAGCGTGCTAACGAGAAAAAGGGAATCAAACCGATTCAGTGTGTTAAAGATGCCAAAACGGCGATGCGCTGGGTGCGCGCGAATGCCAAGAAGTTCGGTATCAATCCCGATAAAATCGCGGTAGCTGGAAATTCGGCGGGCGGCCACCTCGCTACGGCGCTGGTAACGATTAAGAATTACACCGATGCGGGCGACGATCTCAGTGTCAGTTGTCGTCCCGATTTGCTGTTGCTGGCTTCGCCGGTTATCGATAATGGCCCGGGTGGCTACGGAAATGGACACCCAACTACGAAGCAGGCCGATTACCGAGTTAAGGGGTTCTGGCGCGATTTTTCGCCCATTCACAATTTGAACAAAAATCTGCCGGATTCCTTTGTGATCATGGGGGATGAAGATCCGCTGATTCGGGTGGTGTCGGTCGAACTGTTTGGCCAGGCGGTGGCGGAGTCCAGTAGCGAATTCGAGTGGTGGGTTTTCCCCGGAAAAGGGCACGGGCTTTTTTCCTCCAAAGAATCGTACCTCACTCCGGAACTGATGCATATTTTTTATCGCTGGCACGTATTTTTGGCCAAGCACGAATATCTGCCCGCGCCGCTCTCTGCGGGAGATGAGGTTCAAACGCTTGTAGAAAAGAAAAATTAA
- a CDS encoding sulfatase, whose amino-acid sequence MKLKIALLAACTTASLQAQPPNIVLLFSDDAGYADFGFHGSTECQTPRLDQLAKQSIRCTQAYVSASVCGPSRAGLLTGRYQQRFGFEENNVPRAMSDAGLTGEDMGLPLDQKTVADYLKAQGYRSIILGKWHQGGADRFHPLKRGFDEFYGFRGGARSYYAYKKGQKVDPLNWMERDFAGFKEHDGYLTDVLADEACAFIERNQKDPFFVFLSFNAVHAPMHARDEDMAHFPKLKGNRKKQAAMMLAMDRACGQVLDQLETLGLAENTLVVFTNDNGGTPQNSAKNDPLSGVKATHLEGGIRVPFLIKWPGKFTADTTYAHPISLLDLLPTFVDVAGGADTLQKIDGVSLLPYLTGKKADRPHQTLYWKKETRAAIREGDLKLIRLPDRPAELYDISKDPSEVNNLAAAQPQTVRELYKKIFAWELELERPIWQLKRKYEGSSMERFDGYRQK is encoded by the coding sequence ATGAAATTGAAAATTGCACTACTCGCCGCTTGTACGACCGCTTCGCTGCAGGCTCAGCCGCCTAACATCGTCCTGCTTTTTTCCGATGATGCGGGTTATGCCGACTTCGGGTTTCACGGCAGCACCGAGTGCCAAACGCCCCGTTTGGATCAGCTCGCAAAACAGAGTATTCGCTGCACGCAGGCGTATGTCAGTGCCTCGGTGTGCGGACCGAGTCGGGCAGGGCTGCTCACTGGGCGCTATCAGCAACGGTTTGGCTTTGAAGAGAATAACGTGCCGAGAGCGATGAGCGATGCCGGGTTGACGGGCGAGGATATGGGATTGCCGCTGGATCAGAAAACCGTCGCCGATTATTTGAAAGCGCAGGGCTATCGCTCCATCATTTTGGGAAAATGGCATCAGGGCGGAGCCGACCGGTTCCATCCGCTCAAGCGGGGGTTCGATGAATTCTACGGATTCCGCGGCGGCGCGCGGAGCTATTACGCTTACAAAAAGGGCCAAAAAGTCGATCCACTCAACTGGATGGAGCGCGATTTTGCGGGCTTTAAGGAGCACGACGGCTACTTAACCGATGTACTCGCCGACGAAGCCTGCGCCTTTATCGAGCGGAACCAGAAAGACCCCTTCTTTGTGTTCCTCTCCTTTAATGCGGTGCATGCCCCGATGCACGCGCGCGACGAGGATATGGCCCACTTCCCGAAATTGAAGGGGAACCGTAAAAAGCAAGCGGCAATGATGCTCGCCATGGATCGGGCCTGCGGCCAGGTGCTGGATCAACTGGAAACCCTCGGCTTAGCCGAAAATACGCTCGTCGTATTCACCAACGACAACGGCGGAACCCCGCAAAACTCGGCAAAAAACGATCCGCTCAGCGGCGTGAAGGCCACCCATCTAGAAGGCGGAATCCGTGTGCCGTTTCTGATCAAATGGCCCGGCAAATTTACAGCCGATACGACCTATGCACATCCGATTTCGCTGCTGGACCTTTTGCCGACCTTTGTCGACGTTGCCGGTGGAGCCGACACGCTGCAGAAAATTGACGGCGTCAGCCTGCTTCCGTATCTGACAGGCAAAAAGGCGGATCGTCCGCACCAAACGCTCTACTGGAAAAAGGAGACGCGCGCCGCCATCCGCGAAGGCGACCTGAAGCTGATTCGTCTGCCGGATCGCCCCGCCGAGCTCTATGATATTTCCAAGGATCCCTCCGAGGTGAACAACCTGGCTGCCGCGCAGCCGCAAACAGTACGGGAACTCTACAAAAAGATTTTTGCCTGGGAGCTCGAGCTCGAACGCCCGATCTGGCAGCTGAAGCGGAAGTATGAAGGTTCTTCCATGGAGCGCTTCGACGGCTACCGGCAAAAGTGA